A genomic stretch from Candidatus Obscuribacter sp. includes:
- a CDS encoding AAA family ATPase → MTESDKSAKTTALEVQRRHAEEQYAEELTELKAADERQKPPNWKLSPWAVLQYLMGGKLKNGFEITPKYIGNSRIMEIAIATLTTDRALLLLGVPGTAKTWVSEHLAAAISGDSTMLVQGTAGTSEDSVRYGWNYARLLADGPSINALVASPIMEAMRLGKIARLEELTRIPADVQDSLITILSEKTLPIPELGAEIQSVKGFNVIATANDRDKGVNDLSSALKRRFNIVVLPVPATLEEEVDIVTRRTLALGAALEIPAEKPALEEIQRVVTIFRELRNGATLDGKTKLRTPSGSMSTAEAISVLNSGLALAGHFGDGALKAEDMAAGIVGAVVKEPVQDGLVLKEYLDSVIKEREGWKDFYRSLRDLI, encoded by the coding sequence ATGACCGAATCTGACAAGTCCGCTAAAACTACAGCTCTTGAAGTGCAAAGACGGCACGCTGAAGAGCAGTACGCTGAAGAGTTGACTGAGCTAAAAGCAGCTGACGAAAGACAGAAGCCACCAAACTGGAAGCTGTCACCGTGGGCAGTGCTCCAGTATTTGATGGGCGGCAAACTCAAAAATGGCTTTGAAATAACGCCAAAATATATTGGCAATAGCCGTATCATGGAAATCGCCATAGCTACCCTCACCACCGATAGAGCGCTGCTTTTGCTCGGTGTGCCTGGCACAGCAAAGACCTGGGTCTCAGAGCATCTAGCAGCAGCAATCAGTGGCGACTCCACCATGCTTGTACAAGGTACAGCTGGCACATCCGAGGACTCTGTCCGTTATGGCTGGAACTACGCCAGACTGCTTGCCGATGGACCATCGATAAACGCCCTGGTAGCAAGTCCAATCATGGAAGCAATGCGCCTGGGCAAAATAGCTCGCCTGGAAGAATTGACAAGAATACCAGCCGACGTACAAGACTCACTGATTACAATACTCTCCGAAAAGACCCTACCTATCCCAGAGCTAGGAGCTGAGATCCAGTCGGTCAAAGGCTTTAACGTCATCGCCACCGCTAACGATAGAGACAAGGGTGTCAACGACCTCTCTAGCGCTCTCAAGCGCCGCTTTAATATAGTTGTATTGCCAGTACCAGCCACACTTGAAGAAGAAGTCGATATCGTCACAAGACGTACACTGGCTCTTGGCGCTGCCCTTGAGATACCAGCCGAAAAACCCGCCCTCGAAGAAATACAACGGGTGGTAACTATATTTAGAGAGCTAAGAAACGGCGCTACACTTGACGGCAAGACCAAACTGCGCACACCATCTGGCTCGATGAGCACGGCTGAGGCAATTTCAGTCCTAAACAGTGGACTGGCTCTAGCAGGACATTTTGGTGATGGCGCTCTCAAAGCCGAAGACATGGCCGCTGGCATAGTCGGAGCTGTAGTCAAGGAACCCGTACAAGACGGGCTCGTACTCAAAGAATACCTCGACTCAGTGATTAAAGAGCGAGAAGGCTGGAAAGACTTTTACCGCTCCTTGAGAGATCTGATCTAA
- a CDS encoding Rieske 2Fe-2S domain-containing protein has product MAATPICTFIDIDFPRPWSCIPFMYSQKYVEYNPEGYEIRKIPGFIMRTAKDEIVAFSRICTYCRHSQCVNFVEDTHELAHIPQSKTPVLVCPCDCSTFDPNDNGRVLRGPAYRPLRRMTVHFDGECYTVTGLESGGIA; this is encoded by the coding sequence ATGGCCGCGACACCAATTTGCACGTTCATTGATATAGATTTCCCGAGACCCTGGTCGTGCATACCTTTTATGTATTCTCAAAAATACGTCGAGTACAATCCAGAAGGATACGAAATCCGCAAAATACCTGGATTTATAATGCGCACAGCAAAAGATGAGATTGTCGCATTTAGTCGCATTTGCACATATTGCCGCCATAGCCAATGCGTAAACTTTGTGGAGGACACCCACGAGCTTGCCCATATACCACAATCTAAAACTCCCGTACTGGTCTGCCCATGCGATTGCAGCACGTTTGACCCTAACGACAATGGCCGTGTGTTACGCGGGCCAGCGTACCGTCCTCTACGGCGGATGACTGTTCATTTTGACGGTGAATGTTACACCGTGACTGGTCTAGAGTCGGGTGGGATTGCCTGA
- a CDS encoding VWA domain-containing protein produces MSIDDATMDNALSSLYDQGEDQDGQSQKGSDRGANLAASSPKVARWLGDIRKYFPSSVVSVMQKDAMEKLNLKSMLTEPELLSTLTPDINLVATLASLSQAIPAKSKATARLVVRKVADELIAKLKSPTQQAISGALNKAQRNNRPRLNEMDWQRTIKANLKHYQKDFKTIIPQQKIGFARKRSSLKDIILLVDQSGSMATSVVYSSIFAAVLASIPAVNTRLIVFDTAVVDLTDKLSDPVDVIFGTQLGGGTDINSALGYAESLVVRPTDTVLVLISDLIEGGNKDQLHKRFTRIVSSGVKLVALLALNDTGAPAYDHHMAAFLANLDVPAFATTPDLFPSVMAEALLKGDLSKFMPKPS; encoded by the coding sequence ATGTCCATCGATGACGCCACCATGGACAATGCGCTCTCATCACTCTATGATCAAGGCGAAGACCAGGATGGTCAAAGCCAGAAGGGCTCAGACAGAGGCGCAAATCTTGCCGCCAGTAGCCCCAAAGTAGCAAGGTGGCTGGGCGATATCCGCAAATATTTCCCTAGCTCTGTTGTCTCAGTGATGCAAAAAGACGCCATGGAAAAGCTCAATCTAAAGAGCATGCTAACTGAGCCAGAACTACTCTCTACCCTCACCCCAGATATCAATCTGGTGGCAACACTGGCCAGCCTCTCACAAGCCATACCAGCCAAGAGCAAAGCCACAGCCAGACTGGTGGTGCGCAAAGTAGCCGACGAGCTAATAGCCAAACTAAAAAGTCCGACTCAACAGGCCATATCAGGCGCACTCAACAAAGCCCAACGCAATAATCGTCCACGCCTCAATGAGATGGACTGGCAAAGGACAATCAAAGCCAATCTCAAGCACTATCAAAAAGACTTTAAAACGATTATCCCCCAGCAAAAAATCGGCTTTGCTCGCAAGCGTAGCAGTCTAAAGGACATCATCTTGCTTGTGGACCAGAGCGGTTCGATGGCCACTTCTGTTGTTTATTCGAGCATATTTGCCGCTGTCCTCGCCTCCATACCAGCGGTCAATACCAGGCTGATTGTCTTTGACACAGCCGTAGTAGATCTCACCGACAAGCTATCCGATCCCGTGGATGTGATCTTTGGCACTCAGCTGGGCGGCGGTACCGATATCAACTCAGCCCTGGGCTATGCCGAGAGCCTCGTGGTCAGACCGACTGACACAGTGCTCGTGTTAATCAGTGACTTAATTGAGGGCGGCAACAAAGATCAATTGCACAAACGCTTTACTCGTATTGTCTCTAGTGGAGTAAAGCTGGTGGCACTGCTTGCTCTAAACGATACTGGTGCGCCTGCTTACGATCACCACATGGCAGCATTTTTAGCCAATCTCGATGTGCCAGCCTTTGCCACCACCCCAGATTTATTCCCCTCAGTCATGGCAGAGGCGCTGCTCAAAGGCGACCTCAGCAAGTTTATGCCAAAGCCCAGTTGA